In Agromyces sp. 3263, a single genomic region encodes these proteins:
- a CDS encoding sugar ABC transporter permease encodes MERVLGDKRAVLILLGPALLLYSLIMLVPIIWSLGYTVMDGNPIVGFTFNGLDNFVKFFNDPAAWSAVWFTIRFAFVMTVLQVAAGYGLSLLYVFYLKKASSTIRTIIFFPIVLPTVAIALLFTRLFEAAPTVGPVNSFLNLLGIESVDWFGTPDASFWVLILMGLWQSMGFYGVLLYAGVLDIPEEMLESARLDGAGGWKLVRTIVLPLSLPVLLSSLIFSINGTLKVFDSVVALTNGGPGNATTPLTLYMFQTSFTYGQYGYGSTIALMLTILCLLFTVFIFRSTRRDLTKD; translated from the coding sequence ATGGAACGAGTCCTCGGCGACAAGCGCGCCGTCCTGATCCTCCTCGGACCGGCCCTGCTGCTCTATTCGCTCATCATGCTCGTGCCGATCATCTGGTCGCTCGGCTACACGGTCATGGACGGGAATCCCATCGTGGGGTTCACCTTCAACGGCCTCGACAACTTCGTCAAGTTCTTCAACGATCCGGCCGCGTGGAGCGCGGTGTGGTTCACCATCCGCTTCGCGTTCGTGATGACCGTGCTGCAGGTCGCCGCCGGGTACGGTCTCTCGCTCCTCTACGTCTTCTACCTGAAGAAGGCGTCGTCCACGATCCGCACGATCATCTTCTTCCCGATCGTCCTGCCGACGGTCGCCATCGCGCTGCTCTTCACCCGCCTCTTCGAGGCGGCACCGACGGTCGGGCCGGTGAACTCGTTCCTGAACCTGCTCGGCATCGAGTCCGTCGACTGGTTCGGAACGCCCGACGCCTCGTTCTGGGTCCTGATCCTCATGGGACTGTGGCAGTCGATGGGGTTCTACGGGGTGCTCCTCTACGCCGGAGTCCTCGACATCCCCGAGGAGATGCTCGAGTCGGCACGCCTCGACGGCGCGGGAGGCTGGAAGCTCGTCCGCACGATCGTGCTGCCGCTCTCGCTTCCCGTGCTGCTGTCGTCGCTCATCTTCAGCATCAACGGCACGCTCAAGGTCTTCGACAGCGTCGTCGCCCTGACCAACGGCGGGCCCGGCAACGCCACGACGCCCCTGACGCTCTACATGTTCCAGACGTCGTTCACCTACGGCCAGTACGGCTACGGCAGCACGATCGCGCTCATGCTCACGATCCTCTGCCTGCTGTTCACCGTGTTCATCTTCCGGTCCACGCGCCGCGACCTCACGAAGGACTGA
- a CDS encoding carbohydrate ABC transporter permease — MTVQTTAIASVNPRGLTPERVPQRRARGPRRFFARLPVRILLAVLLVIMIYPMVWMFLGSFKTQGEFLNEPFWSLPQNWSFENYVSVFENGFGQYILNSIIVVFPSLAVVLIVGVAAGFALEVMVWKGRGTVLLLFLAGIMVPTQMILLPLFTIYFRTGLTGTYWPMILTYIATGLPLTVFMMATFFRSVPREIFEASTLDGAGILRSFWAVGLPLVKNAVFTVGLVQFFFFWNDLLIALTFTNSDALRTIQVGLLNFTGQYGAVQYGPTFAAIAVSVFGTLVIYLFLNQQVMKGLTAGSVKG, encoded by the coding sequence ATGACCGTCCAGACCACCGCCATCGCCAGCGTCAACCCCCGCGGGCTTACTCCCGAGCGAGTCCCGCAGCGTCGCGCGCGCGGCCCGCGCCGCTTCTTCGCGCGGCTCCCGGTGCGCATCCTGCTCGCCGTCCTGCTCGTCATCATGATCTACCCGATGGTGTGGATGTTCCTCGGGTCGTTCAAGACGCAGGGCGAGTTCCTCAACGAACCCTTCTGGTCGCTGCCGCAGAACTGGTCCTTCGAGAACTACGTCTCGGTGTTCGAGAACGGCTTCGGGCAGTACATCCTGAACAGCATCATCGTGGTCTTCCCGTCACTGGCGGTCGTGCTGATCGTCGGCGTCGCCGCGGGCTTCGCCCTCGAGGTCATGGTGTGGAAGGGCCGCGGCACGGTGCTGCTGCTCTTCCTCGCCGGCATCATGGTGCCCACGCAGATGATCCTGCTGCCGCTGTTCACCATCTACTTCCGCACCGGCCTCACGGGCACGTACTGGCCGATGATCCTGACCTACATCGCGACTGGCCTCCCGCTCACGGTGTTCATGATGGCAACGTTCTTCCGGTCCGTGCCGCGTGAGATCTTCGAGGCCTCGACGCTCGACGGCGCGGGCATCCTGCGCTCGTTCTGGGCGGTCGGGCTCCCACTGGTCAAGAACGCCGTCTTCACGGTCGGCCTCGTGCAGTTCTTCTTCTTCTGGAACGACCTGCTGATCGCCCTGACGTTCACGAACAGCGACGCGCTGCGCACCATCCAGGTGGGCCTGCTCAACTTCACGGGGCAGTACGGCGCAGTGCAGTACGGGCCGACATTCGCGGCCATCGCGGTGAGCGTGTTCGGCACGCTCGTGATCTACCTGTTCCTCAACCAGCAGGTCATGAAGGGCCTGACGGCGGGATCGGTGAAGGGATGA
- a CDS encoding family 43 glycosylhydrolase — protein sequence MQHSIRPGQPWLDTDGNRIQAHGGSVITVGDTFYWYGENKERTAPGNGIWHWGVRCYSSKDLYNWRDLGTILPPVLDDEAHPLHPAQLADRPHIIHNAATGKFVCWVKVMHRNGEQRSSVFTADDIRGPYELVTRGIKPLGMNAGDFDLVVEPSDGKAYYIFERVHSELIVADLNDEYTDVTGYYSTHFPRLQPPFVREAPAYFRRKGRHFLATSGTTGYFPNPSEFATADSYHGPWTVVGDAHPHDDSRTSFRSQISSIFAHPHRRDLYIAIADRWVVSPPDDLPDIRALFEEVFRVDLEGPREWGAIDLGEPDTSLADYVWLPIRFDGDRPYIAWRDEWTIEEYPALEG from the coding sequence GTGCAGCATTCGATCAGACCTGGGCAGCCATGGCTCGACACCGACGGCAACCGGATCCAGGCCCACGGCGGATCCGTCATCACCGTGGGCGACACGTTCTACTGGTACGGCGAGAACAAGGAGCGCACCGCTCCGGGTAACGGCATCTGGCACTGGGGCGTGCGGTGCTACTCCTCGAAGGACCTCTACAACTGGCGGGACCTCGGCACCATCCTGCCGCCGGTGCTCGACGACGAGGCGCACCCGCTGCATCCCGCCCAACTCGCCGACCGGCCCCACATCATCCACAACGCCGCGACGGGCAAGTTCGTGTGCTGGGTGAAGGTCATGCACCGCAACGGGGAGCAGCGCTCGAGCGTCTTCACGGCCGACGACATCCGCGGCCCGTACGAGCTCGTGACCCGCGGCATCAAGCCGCTCGGCATGAACGCGGGCGACTTCGACCTCGTGGTGGAGCCGTCCGACGGCAAGGCGTACTACATCTTCGAGCGCGTGCACAGCGAGCTCATCGTCGCCGACCTGAACGACGAGTACACGGATGTCACGGGCTACTACTCCACGCACTTCCCGCGGCTCCAGCCACCGTTCGTGCGTGAGGCGCCTGCGTACTTCCGGCGGAAGGGACGCCACTTCCTCGCGACCTCCGGGACGACGGGCTACTTCCCGAACCCGTCGGAATTCGCGACCGCCGACTCGTACCACGGGCCATGGACGGTGGTCGGCGACGCCCACCCCCACGACGACTCGCGCACGTCCTTCCGGTCGCAGATCTCGTCGATCTTCGCCCACCCGCACCGACGCGACCTCTACATCGCCATCGCCGACCGATGGGTGGTCTCGCCGCCCGACGACCTGCCCGACATCCGGGCCCTGTTCGAGGAGGTGTTCCGGGTCGACCTCGAGGGCCCCCGCGAATGGGGCGCCATCGACCTCGGCGAACCCGACACGTCGCTCGCCGACTACGTGTGGCTGCCGATCCGGTTCGACGGCGACCGCCCGTACATCGCCTGGCGCGACGAGTGGACGATCGAGGAGTACCCGGCCCTCGAGGGATGA
- a CDS encoding beta-galactosidase, producing the protein MPVTAHSRFAIGPTDFELDGQPHRILAGALHYFRVHPDLWADRIRKARLMGLNAIETYVAWNAHEAHRGEWRADDGLDLGRFLDLVAAEGMHAIVRPGPYICAEWDNGGLPAWLFRDPEVGVRRSEPHYLAAVTEYLRRVYEIVAPRQVDAGGPVILVQIENEYGAYGDDKDYLAELVRVTRAAGITVPLTTIDQPTPQMLADGSLPGLHLTGSFGSRVPERLETLREFQPTGPLMCMEFWCGWFDDWGSHHHVTDAAASAAELDALLAAGGSVNVYMFHGGTNFGLTNGANDKGRYAPITTSYDYDAPLDESGYPTEKFWAFREVIAKYAPVPDEVPGARPDAPALVAPLAVGPALLEVAARLGDETRHETMPSFDELGHDRGIALFATRLGRGGPGVLTIGEEVRDRAWVLLNGVPVGVMSRDAHERSVVLPETRGELVILVEDQGRVDYGPRLGEHKGLIGGVALDGEELTGWCVRPVDLDRVPELASHGRSVGFAAGPTLARGEVELDEPADLFLDTLHWGKGLVWVNGFLLGRYWRRGPQRTLVVPAPVTRAGRNEVVLLEFEAIADPVIRLLAGAELGHTEI; encoded by the coding sequence ATGCCTGTGACCGCCCACTCCCGCTTCGCCATCGGGCCGACCGACTTCGAGCTCGACGGGCAGCCGCACCGCATCCTCGCGGGCGCGTTGCACTACTTCCGCGTGCACCCCGACCTCTGGGCGGATCGCATCCGCAAGGCCCGCCTTATGGGCCTGAACGCCATCGAGACCTACGTCGCGTGGAACGCGCACGAGGCGCACCGCGGTGAGTGGCGGGCCGACGACGGCCTCGACCTCGGCCGGTTCCTCGACCTCGTGGCGGCCGAGGGCATGCACGCGATCGTGCGGCCCGGGCCCTACATCTGCGCCGAGTGGGACAACGGCGGCCTGCCGGCGTGGCTGTTCCGTGACCCCGAGGTCGGCGTGCGCCGGTCGGAGCCGCACTACCTCGCGGCCGTCACCGAGTACCTCCGGCGCGTCTACGAGATCGTGGCGCCGAGGCAGGTCGACGCGGGCGGGCCGGTCATCCTCGTGCAGATCGAGAACGAGTACGGCGCCTACGGCGACGACAAGGACTACCTCGCCGAGCTCGTGCGCGTCACCCGCGCCGCCGGCATCACGGTTCCGCTCACCACGATCGACCAGCCCACCCCGCAGATGCTCGCCGACGGCAGCCTGCCCGGCCTGCATCTCACGGGTTCGTTCGGCTCCCGCGTGCCAGAGCGCCTCGAGACGCTGCGCGAGTTCCAGCCCACGGGCCCGCTCATGTGCATGGAGTTCTGGTGCGGCTGGTTCGACGACTGGGGCTCGCACCACCACGTGACGGATGCCGCGGCATCCGCTGCCGAGCTCGACGCGCTGCTCGCGGCCGGCGGGTCGGTGAACGTCTACATGTTCCACGGCGGCACGAACTTCGGGCTGACGAACGGCGCGAACGACAAGGGACGCTACGCGCCGATCACGACGAGCTACGACTACGACGCCCCGCTCGACGAGAGCGGATACCCCACCGAGAAGTTCTGGGCCTTCCGCGAGGTCATCGCGAAGTACGCACCCGTCCCCGATGAGGTGCCCGGCGCGCGACCCGACGCGCCCGCGCTCGTCGCGCCGCTCGCGGTCGGACCGGCGCTGCTCGAGGTGGCGGCGCGCCTCGGCGACGAGACCCGCCACGAGACGATGCCCTCGTTCGACGAGCTCGGCCACGACCGCGGCATCGCGCTGTTCGCCACGCGCCTCGGCCGCGGCGGACCGGGCGTGCTCACGATCGGCGAGGAGGTCCGCGACCGCGCGTGGGTGCTGCTCAACGGCGTGCCCGTCGGCGTGATGTCGCGCGACGCGCACGAGCGGTCCGTGGTGCTGCCCGAGACCCGCGGCGAACTCGTGATCCTCGTCGAGGACCAGGGGCGCGTCGACTACGGCCCTCGCCTGGGCGAGCACAAGGGCCTCATCGGCGGCGTTGCCCTCGACGGCGAGGAGCTCACCGGATGGTGCGTGCGCCCCGTCGACCTCGACCGCGTGCCCGAGCTCGCGTCGCATGGACGTTCGGTCGGGTTCGCCGCGGGCCCGACGCTGGCGCGGGGCGAGGTCGAGCTCGACGAGCCCGCCGACCTGTTCCTCGACACCCTGCACTGGGGCAAGGGCCTCGTGTGGGTCAACGGGTTCCTGCTCGGGCGCTACTGGCGCCGTGGGCCGCAGCGCACGCTCGTCGTGCCGGCTCCGGTCACTCGGGCTGGGCGCAACGAGGTCGTGCTGCTCGAGTTCGAGGCGATCGCCGACCCGGTGATCCGGCTGCTCGCCGGGGCCGAACTGGGCCACACCGAGATCTGA
- a CDS encoding LacI family DNA-binding transcriptional regulator, producing the protein MSDVARHAGVALGTVSNTLNNPDKVAEPTRRRVLASIAELGFVRNDAARSLAAGSSSTVGFVLADLDNSFFVDIARGAESILRQHDMSLLIANTDVDPAREQRNLTLFEEARVAGILIAPTPWMPSRLPAVRSTPLVYVNAPPTDASHSGVVVDERRGGELAARHLMELGRTRLLFVGGPFLLDAVSERRAGARQAVEAASGVSLDTLETRGLNIPHGRQAAREILEGGAGRYDGIVAASDLLAIGCIQVLDGQPGFEVPADLAITGYDDNHFASESAIPVSTIAQPGEEMGRVAAQLLINRITEPETAIPRTVTLEPHLIARRSTLGEAWRRD; encoded by the coding sequence ATGAGCGATGTCGCCCGCCACGCGGGCGTGGCGCTCGGCACGGTCTCGAACACCCTGAACAATCCCGACAAGGTCGCCGAGCCCACGCGGCGACGCGTGCTCGCCTCCATCGCCGAGCTGGGGTTCGTGCGCAACGATGCGGCACGGTCGCTCGCGGCCGGAAGCAGCTCGACCGTCGGATTCGTGCTCGCCGACCTCGACAACTCGTTCTTCGTCGATATCGCCCGTGGTGCCGAGTCGATCCTGCGGCAGCACGACATGAGCCTGCTCATCGCCAACACCGACGTCGACCCCGCGAGGGAGCAGCGCAACCTCACGCTCTTCGAGGAGGCGCGGGTGGCCGGCATCCTCATCGCCCCGACGCCGTGGATGCCGTCGCGGCTCCCCGCGGTGCGGAGCACTCCCCTCGTCTACGTCAATGCGCCGCCGACGGATGCCTCGCACTCGGGCGTGGTCGTCGACGAGCGTCGCGGCGGAGAGCTCGCGGCACGGCACCTCATGGAGCTCGGCCGCACGCGGTTGCTGTTCGTGGGCGGCCCGTTCCTGCTCGACGCCGTCTCGGAACGACGCGCGGGTGCCCGCCAGGCCGTGGAAGCGGCCTCCGGGGTCTCGCTCGACACGCTCGAGACGCGGGGCCTCAACATCCCGCACGGGCGCCAGGCCGCCCGCGAGATCCTCGAGGGGGGCGCCGGCCGCTACGACGGCATCGTCGCCGCTTCCGACCTGCTGGCCATCGGCTGCATCCAGGTGCTCGACGGGCAGCCGGGATTCGAGGTGCCCGCCGACCTGGCCATCACCGGGTACGACGACAACCACTTCGCATCCGAGAGCGCCATCCCGGTCAGCACCATCGCACAACCCGGCGAGGAGATGGGGCGGGTGGCGGCCCAGCTGCTCATCAACCGCATCACCGAGCCCGAGACCGCGATCCCGCGCACCGTGACCCTCGAGCCGCACCTCATCGCGCGCCGCTCCACACTGGGCGAGGCGTGGCGCCGCGACTGA
- a CDS encoding extracellular solute-binding protein, which translates to MTTASRRLRRLAPLAAVVGAGALVLTGCGPASGGSSDSGKFTYFGQTENTTIIDTLTTLSEDQCAAEEKAAPLTADKSAGAQFDQKLQLLAGQDALSNMSMAAGTPSLMKQFIDADQVLNLSDELDDLGLTDKILPAAASTIEALHGEDDMYSLPTEFNIEGFWYNKQLLADNGIEAPATWDDLVAAAETLDAAGVQPFAADGKDGWPITRLVGNYIARDLGPDALKAVADGDAKLTDDEYVKAADAVAELGKAGYFGDAVGSIDYNAAMNQFLTGQAAFFYMGSWALANFNDETQNTIGLDNIGYAPFPAVEGGKGSIDQVPANVGVPVMFAKKGFGENQKAWLECIVSNYGDTVLNDSGVVSGFTIDNPPADLPETTQTVQQVIADAPSSILWFEALFNSKATSVSQTNGGGLASGSLSGADFMKLVQDANDEG; encoded by the coding sequence GTGACCACAGCATCTCGGCGCCTCCGGCGCCTGGCTCCGCTCGCGGCCGTCGTGGGGGCAGGTGCCCTCGTGCTCACCGGCTGCGGCCCGGCCTCGGGCGGCTCATCCGACAGCGGCAAGTTCACGTACTTCGGCCAGACCGAGAACACGACGATCATCGACACGCTGACGACCCTGTCGGAAGACCAGTGCGCTGCCGAGGAGAAGGCCGCACCCCTGACGGCCGACAAGTCGGCCGGCGCCCAGTTCGACCAGAAGCTCCAGCTCCTGGCTGGCCAGGACGCCCTCTCGAACATGTCGATGGCCGCCGGCACCCCCTCGCTCATGAAGCAGTTCATCGACGCCGACCAGGTGCTGAACCTCTCGGACGAGCTCGACGACCTCGGCCTCACCGACAAGATCCTTCCCGCCGCGGCATCCACCATCGAGGCGCTTCACGGCGAGGACGACATGTACTCGCTGCCGACGGAGTTCAACATCGAGGGCTTCTGGTACAACAAGCAGCTCCTCGCCGACAACGGCATCGAGGCCCCGGCCACCTGGGACGACCTCGTCGCCGCCGCCGAGACGCTCGACGCGGCGGGCGTGCAGCCCTTCGCCGCCGACGGCAAGGACGGCTGGCCCATCACCCGGCTCGTCGGCAACTACATCGCCCGCGACCTCGGACCCGACGCCCTCAAGGCCGTCGCCGACGGCGACGCCAAGCTCACGGACGACGAGTACGTGAAGGCGGCCGACGCCGTGGCCGAGCTCGGCAAGGCCGGGTACTTCGGCGACGCGGTCGGCTCGATCGACTACAACGCGGCCATGAACCAGTTCCTCACCGGCCAGGCCGCGTTCTTCTACATGGGCAGCTGGGCGCTCGCGAACTTCAACGACGAGACGCAGAACACCATCGGCCTCGACAACATCGGTTACGCGCCGTTCCCGGCGGTCGAAGGAGGCAAGGGCTCGATCGACCAGGTCCCCGCGAACGTCGGCGTGCCCGTGATGTTCGCCAAGAAGGGCTTCGGCGAGAACCAGAAGGCGTGGCTCGAGTGCATCGTCTCGAACTACGGCGACACCGTCCTCAACGACAGCGGCGTGGTGTCGGGCTTCACGATCGACAACCCGCCCGCCGACCTGCCCGAGACGACGCAGACGGTGCAGCAGGTCATCGCCGACGCGCCGTCGAGCATCCTCTGGTTCGAGGCCCTCTTCAACTCGAAGGCGACGAGCGTCAGCCAGACCAACGGCGGCGGGCTCGCCAGCGGCAGCCTGAGCGGTGCCGACTTCATGAAGCTCGTCCAGGACGCCAACGACGAGGGCTGA
- a CDS encoding family 78 glycoside hydrolase catalytic domain: protein MTREEVRIESVWLENRRGVDGLGIGEPRPRLSWIASAAPDAWEVEFRRDDGVVHAVRLPAERTRLVDWPFDGLRSREGGQLRVRAAEDAGGWSTPLRVEAGLLDRDDWSVPFISPSPAAPAGTLRPGYLLRATWDTAELGIAPGRILRARVYSSAHGVSDLEVNGRPVSDDVLSPGWTSYRHRLRTQTSDVTASIVEGRNVVGAWLADGWYRGRIGFDGGLWDVYGTDVALLLQLELTLDDGSIVRVPLEDAWSWHPSPITEVGLYEGERYDARLLPVGWSTPGFDDRDWSSPTVLPLEDFPARLEAPTGPPVRVIEALRPVAVEAIEGGRIRLDFGQNISGRLRINVRGPGGHEVRLHHAEVLENGALGVRPLRAAVSIDAYVCAGSGLETWTPRFTIHGFRYAELEHWPGDLDSVDVEALVVHTDMPRTGWFESSHAGLNRLHENVVWSMRDNFVDLPTDCPQRDERLGWTGDIQVFAPTALRLYAAHGTLTGWLRDLAAEQAEQGHVPNFVPWLECGFPNFPTAAWGDAAVIVPWELYQHDGDTRVLEAQYESMTSWVDLVDRLAGGTGLWNTGFQLGDWLDPAAPPDNPGQSHTDKHLVATAYHVRTARIMAETAALLGRSGDEERYRGIADRALAAFRSEYLSPSGRVVSDTPTSVALAIVFDLFATPEQERRAGERLIELVAENDFRISTGFVGTPIICDALARIGGIDAAYHLLLQDEMPSWLYQVGMGATTIWERWDSMLPDGTVNPGDMTSFNHYALGAIAGFMHRIVAGLDTAAPGGTALRIAPRPGGGLTHASASHDGPLGLATSSWRREGTRFTLDVVVPVGATASIELPDGSTVDDVPAGRHSFTCTVRDAASDPARPPKRWRGGPHEDERAEAGAGPVAVDAPDAADATDTAVSVA, encoded by the coding sequence ATGACCCGCGAGGAGGTCCGGATCGAATCGGTCTGGCTCGAGAACCGCCGCGGAGTCGACGGACTCGGCATCGGGGAGCCGCGGCCGCGGCTGTCGTGGATCGCGTCGGCGGCGCCCGACGCCTGGGAGGTAGAGTTCCGCCGCGACGACGGCGTGGTGCACGCCGTGCGCCTCCCGGCCGAGCGCACCCGGCTCGTGGACTGGCCGTTCGACGGGTTGCGCTCGCGTGAGGGCGGGCAGCTCCGCGTGCGCGCCGCCGAGGACGCCGGCGGCTGGAGCACCCCGCTCCGGGTCGAGGCCGGGCTGCTCGATCGCGACGACTGGAGCGTGCCGTTCATCTCGCCGTCGCCGGCGGCTCCCGCAGGAACGCTGCGGCCGGGCTACCTGCTGCGCGCGACGTGGGACACGGCCGAGCTCGGCATCGCGCCCGGCCGCATCCTCCGTGCCCGCGTCTACTCGAGCGCGCACGGGGTCTCCGACCTCGAGGTGAACGGGCGCCCCGTGTCCGATGACGTGTTGTCGCCCGGCTGGACCAGCTACCGGCATCGGCTCCGCACCCAGACCTCCGACGTGACCGCGTCGATCGTCGAGGGTCGCAACGTCGTCGGTGCCTGGCTCGCCGACGGCTGGTACCGGGGCCGCATCGGCTTCGACGGTGGGCTCTGGGACGTCTACGGCACGGATGTCGCGTTGCTCCTGCAACTCGAGCTGACCCTCGACGACGGCTCGATCGTCAGGGTGCCGCTCGAGGACGCCTGGTCGTGGCATCCGTCGCCCATCACCGAGGTCGGACTGTACGAGGGCGAGCGGTACGACGCCCGGCTGCTGCCCGTCGGATGGAGCACGCCCGGATTCGACGACCGGGACTGGTCGTCGCCGACCGTGCTGCCGCTGGAGGACTTCCCGGCCCGCCTCGAGGCGCCGACCGGTCCGCCGGTGAGGGTCATCGAGGCGCTACGGCCGGTCGCCGTCGAGGCGATCGAGGGCGGGCGGATCCGCCTGGACTTCGGTCAGAACATCTCCGGCCGGCTCCGCATCAATGTGCGCGGGCCGGGGGGCCACGAGGTGCGCCTGCACCACGCCGAGGTGCTCGAGAACGGCGCGCTCGGGGTGCGGCCGCTGCGCGCCGCCGTCTCCATCGACGCGTACGTGTGCGCCGGCTCCGGCCTCGAGACGTGGACGCCCCGCTTCACGATCCACGGGTTCCGCTACGCCGAGCTCGAGCACTGGCCTGGCGACCTCGACTCGGTCGACGTCGAAGCCCTCGTGGTGCACACCGACATGCCGCGCACGGGCTGGTTCGAGAGCTCGCACGCAGGCCTGAACCGGCTCCACGAGAACGTCGTGTGGAGCATGCGCGACAATTTCGTCGACCTGCCGACCGACTGCCCGCAGCGCGACGAGCGGCTCGGCTGGACCGGCGACATCCAGGTCTTCGCGCCCACCGCCCTGCGACTGTACGCCGCGCACGGCACGCTCACCGGCTGGCTGCGGGACCTCGCGGCCGAGCAGGCGGAACAGGGCCACGTGCCGAACTTCGTGCCCTGGCTCGAGTGCGGCTTTCCGAACTTCCCGACCGCCGCGTGGGGGGATGCCGCGGTCATCGTGCCGTGGGAGCTGTACCAGCACGACGGCGATACCCGGGTGCTCGAGGCGCAGTACGAGAGCATGACGTCGTGGGTAGACCTCGTCGATCGCCTTGCCGGCGGCACGGGCCTGTGGAACACGGGCTTTCAGCTCGGTGACTGGCTCGATCCCGCGGCGCCGCCGGACAACCCGGGACAGTCGCACACCGACAAGCACCTGGTCGCCACGGCCTACCACGTGCGCACAGCCCGGATCATGGCCGAGACCGCGGCGCTGCTCGGCCGCTCGGGCGACGAGGAGCGGTACCGCGGCATCGCGGATCGCGCGCTCGCCGCGTTCCGCTCGGAGTACCTCTCGCCGAGCGGACGCGTCGTGAGCGACACCCCGACCTCGGTCGCGCTCGCCATCGTCTTCGACCTCTTCGCCACGCCCGAGCAGGAGCGGCGGGCCGGCGAACGGCTCATCGAGCTCGTCGCCGAGAACGACTTCCGAATCAGCACGGGCTTCGTCGGCACGCCGATCATCTGCGACGCCCTCGCTCGGATCGGCGGCATCGACGCGGCGTACCACCTGCTGCTGCAGGACGAGATGCCGTCGTGGCTCTACCAGGTGGGCATGGGCGCGACGACGATCTGGGAGCGGTGGGACAGCATGCTCCCCGACGGCACGGTGAACCCCGGCGACATGACGTCGTTCAACCACTACGCGCTCGGGGCGATCGCCGGCTTCATGCACCGCATCGTCGCGGGGCTCGACACCGCGGCACCGGGCGGCACCGCCCTCCGGATCGCCCCGCGGCCCGGCGGAGGGCTCACGCACGCGTCGGCGAGCCACGACGGCCCGCTCGGGCTCGCGACATCGTCCTGGCGGCGCGAGGGCACGAGGTTCACGCTGGACGTGGTCGTGCCCGTGGGAGCCACCGCATCGATCGAACTGCCCGACGGCTCGACCGTCGACGACGTGCCGGCAGGACGGCACTCGTTCACGTGCACCGTGCGCGACGCGGCATCCGATCCGGCCCGACCGCCCAAGCGCTGGCGCGGTGGCCCCCACGAAGACGAGCGGGCCGAAGCCGGGGCCGGTCCGGTCGCCGTCGACGCGCCCGACGCCGCCGACGCCACTGACACCGCCGTCAGCGTCGCCTGA